Proteins found in one Artemia franciscana chromosome 13, ASM3288406v1, whole genome shotgun sequence genomic segment:
- the LOC136035065 gene encoding protein angel homolog 2-like, producing MILTEIRKWETPRNCQRPKEDQEAQSLNFTIMSYNVLAQGYIETMRYLYCKCNEENLKWPDRKNRLFNQFKISNADIVCLQELEADHYYKTYLSYFQSQGYDGVFKQKTQRKIDGCTTFFKKCKFSLKENHSLEMQKNGIDLLNRDNIALISILTPIKNPDKQICIVNTHLLYNRKREDVRLAQLQILLAEINRVTCKNTNYFPVILCGDLNLTPSSKLYSFLSQGRLKYEHLDIKELTDCGSQKIGKTFLPKELYISDSCQYLQELKQNNCIEEEIFFIRYINT from the coding sequence ATGATTCTAACAGAAATCAGAAAGTGGGAAACTCCAAGAAATTGTCAAAGGCCAAAAGAAGACCAAgaagctcaatccttaaattttacaattatgTCATATAATGTACTAGCTCAAGGGTATATCGAAACAATGCGGTATTTATACTGTAAATGTaacgaagaaaatttaaaatggccAGATAGAAAAAATAGACTTTTTAACCAGTTCAAAATTTCAAACGCAGATATTGTATGCTTACAGGAATTGGAAGCTGACCATTATTATAAAACCTACTTATCGTATTTTCAATCTCAGGGGTATGACGGAGTGTTTAAACAAAAAACCCAAAGAAAGATAGATGGGTGCACCACCTTTTTTAAGAAATGTAAATTTAGCCTAAAAGAAAATCATTCCTTAGAAATGCAAAAGAATGGAATAGATCTACTTAATCGAGATAACATTGCACTTATTTCCATTCTCACCCCAATTAAAAACCCGGATAAACAGATATGCATTGTAAATACGCATTTGTTATACAACCGTAAAAGAGAAGATGTGCGTTTAGCCCAACTCCAAATACTTCTTGCAGAAATTAACCGCGTTACTTGCAAAAATACTAACTACTTTCCAGTTATTCTTTGTGGTGATTTGAATTTGACCCCTTCAAGCAAATTATACTCTTTTCTAAGCCAAGGAAGGCTTAAGTATGAACACCTAGATATAAAAGAACTAACAGACTGTGGTTcacaaaaaattgggaaaacctTTCTCCCAAAGGAGCTATATATTTCTGATTCTTGTCAGTACTTAcaagaactaaaacaaaataactgcattgaagaagaaatttttttcatccgGTACATTAACACATAA
- the LOC136035068 gene encoding uncharacterized protein LOC136035068, translating into MTRKGCQWKGPMCKGNIQASNVNAFEIARVVDVSIKKSLSGFENAVMTLDVKMKEAVKDSFASFKEELKAEIDTEFQAIEDRIHTFEQSSGMAEDNNALKDLVTAEVATLKEALDEQFENCNVLIVGDFNLPELHWIDGFVVAEGVENSNCPLLEYLHEHLQYQAIDFPIRYRSEKNAILIDLLFINDHETLISVDSEPLFGASDHVAFTSRNPGRHSVTELLVNGNIVSTPNDISVELSRQFKSVFTPPEDAPLPEVPEYSIEEPMQKITVVASGVERRLKLFNPNKSIGPDEVHPRVLKEAQVEIALPLTNIFQKSLDTKQIPQDWKNVNVIPVHKGSSRNSVSNYRPISLTHVAGKILEGIVNTHIVEHLTTNELLNDSQHGFKHGRSVEANLIDAYDYVTEHLDQNIPVNLVLLDFAKVFDKVCHRQPRTKLFAIGIHNEIVEWVLQFLSGRKQRVKIFGKKWTGILFRKGGSIKWSAQGNHLGTNFIQHLY; encoded by the exons ATGACTCGTAAGGGTTGTCAATGGAAAGGTCCAATGTGCAAGGGAAACATCCAAGCGAGCAATGTTAATGCCTTCGAGATTGCACGAGTTGTTGATGTGTCTATTAAGAAATCTCTTAGTGGTTTTGAGAATGCAGTAATGACCCTAGATGTTAAGATGAAGGAGGCAGTTAAGGACTCTTTTGCTAGCTTTAAAGAGGAACTTAAAGCGGAAATTGACACCGAGTTTCAGGCAATAGAAGATAGGATTCATACTTTTGAGCAATCCTCAGGAATGGCAGAGGATAATAACGCCTTAAAAGACTTAGTGACTGCCGAAGTGGCTACATTGAAAGAAGCTTTAGATGAACAGTTCGAAAATTGC AATGTTCTTATTGTTGGAGATTTTAATTTACCGGAATTACATTGGATTGATGGGTTTGTTGTTGCAGAAGGGGTTGAAAACTCAAATTGCCCACTTCTGGAGTACCTTCATGAACATTTACAATACCAAGCAATTGATTTTCCGATCAGATATAGAAGTGAGAAGAACGCGATCCTAATAGaccttttgtttattaatgaccATGAGACGCTCATTAGTGTCGACTCAGAACCGCTCTTTGGAGCGAGTGACCATGTTGCATTTACTT CTCGGAATCCAGGGAGACACTCAGTTACAGAACTACTTGTGAATGGCAATATAGTTAGTACCCCAAATGATATATCAGTTGAATTAAGTAGACAATTTAAGTCGGTCTTCACACCTCCAGAAGATGCCCCCTTACCAGAGGTACCAGAATATTCTATTGAGGAACCTATGCAAAAGATAACTGTGGTTGCCTCTGGTGTGGAGAGGCGTCTAAAGCTGTTTAACCCAAACAAATCAATTGGCCCTGATGAAGTTCACCCACGGGTATTGAAAGAAGCTCAAGTGGAAATAGCCCTTCCCCTTACGAACATATTTCAGAAGTCTCTTGATACTAAGCAGATTCCTCAAGACTGGAAGAATGTTAACGTTATACCTGTACACAAAGGGAGTAGCCGCAACAGCGTTTCTAATTATCGACCCATTAGTCTTACACATGTAGCTGGTAAAATCTTAGAAGGAATCGTGAATACTCACATTGTCGAACACCTGACCACCAATGAGCTGCTCAATGATAGTCAGCATGGTTTTAAACATGGACGCTCGGTTGAAGCTAATTTGATTGATGCGTATGATTATGTTACTGAGCATCTAGATCAAAACATCCCTGTCAACTTGGTTCTATTGGATTTTGCGAAAGTCTTCGATAAAGTATGTCACCGTCAACCAAGGACCAAGTTATTTGCAATTGGAATACATAATGAAATCGTAGAGTGGGTGCTCCAGTTTCTTTCCGGGAGAAAACAAAGggtgaaaatatttggaaaaaaatggacaggtattcttttcagaaaaggTGGAAGTATTAAGTGGAGTGCCCAAGGGAACCATCTTGGGACCAactttattcaacatttatattaa